The genomic DNA CGTGCTCGATATCGGGGAAGGACCCAACAAAGGCAATGATGTCGGGCTCGGTATTCCCAATAGTGTTGCGAAGGCAGCGTTATTGTCGCTCAGTGACGACCCACGCGCGACCCGGCTCGACTTGATCGAGTGGAAAAAACCACCGACCGATGGCACTCCCTACGCCCACCTCTATCATACTGGCATTGCCCGTATTGCCTTGTTCACTAAGAACCTTGATGACGAGTACACGCGTCTCAAAGCAGACGGGGTTGAATGTGTCTCTGAGCCAGTTGTCATTCGCTTCGGGAGCAAAGCAGGCGCGAAGTTCTTCTGTTTCAAAGATCCGGATGGAACGTTTCTAGAGTTGATCGAACCGTTCAACGGATAGTCTCAGGATGGTCGTGCATTATGGCAACAAAAAACCCCAACGATATGGGTCCCTTTGATTCGTTGGATGATGAAAACCCTTTCCCAGAACCGGTCGAGCTGCCGCTCGAAGATGTCCTCGATCTTCATCCGTTCCAACCGAAGGAGATTCGCAGCGTCGTCGAAGAATATCTCACACAATGTTGTGAAGC from Deltaproteobacteria bacterium includes the following:
- a CDS encoding VOC family protein, with amino-acid sequence MIKSIFHINVNVKNFDRSLAFYKNLGFKLVLDIGEGPNKGNDVGLGIPNSVAKAALLSLSDDPRATRLDLIEWKKPPTDGTPYAHLYHTGIARIALFTKNLDDEYTRLKADGVECVSEPVVIRFGSKAGAKFFCFKDPDGTFLELIEPFNG